The sequence ATGATAATATCCAGTATCCCATAAAAGGGAAGTCCTGGTAAATTTTATCCTTTTTTGGAAAATTTGAGGATCTGTTCTGGTGAGTGTTTTGTAGTATGATCTGGTCCAACAAGAACCGATAAATAATAACTACGATTGATATCTCACCATGCAAACGACTACCATCAGTATCCTTTTCATTACCATATGCGTCATCTTCATCTATATGTCAGGTTGTATCGATGACAAGAGAGCCCAGGAACCTAATTTGGAAGAATCATCTGAAAAAATAAATATCTCCACCGAAGAGAAGGGATCATCATATATCACAACCAGGGACGGAATACCCCTTCGATATGTCATTTATGGACACGGTTCTCCGGTTGTTTTTGTCCTCGGGTATGGGATGACCATCGATGAATGGCCGCACCAAATGATATCGAATCTCGCACGTAACCATACCGTCATAGTGTACAACCATCGTGGAATTTCAGGAGTCAATAATCCGGAGGTCCCATTTACCATTCCTCAGGGGGCCATGGATCTGCATGATGTTATTACTCAATTCGCAGCAAGCGGTGAACTGTGTAGAGATTCAAATGATGGATTAAATTCTGATAAATTAGTTGTGCTCGAAATGGGAAATTGTTCAGATCTGCCGGTAGATATCGTCGGATACTCAATGGGCGGTATGGTCGCTCTTGAATATGCGAAAACATATCCCGATTCAGTAAAACACCTTGTTCTCATCAGTACCGATTGCGGGGGTCCTGAAAAAGTGCCTGCCAAGGACTGGGTGATTGAAGAGATGAGTCGAACGTATAACACTCCGAAAGAAAATCTTGAACGGGCAGGAAGAATTCTCCTAACTGAGGAATTCCGCACGAGCAACCCGGATCCATACACCTGGTTTGTAGATTATGGGGAAGTTGCCGATCCTGGTGCAGTACAGGAACAGTATGAATCCTTCATCTCATGGAAGGGAGTATATGCAGACCTTCCTACCATCCGAAACAGAACGCTTGTCATCACCGGGGATCAGGATATTGTCATTCCTCCGGAGAATGGAGTGATCATCGCCGATGCCATCCCAAATGCAACACTCATAA comes from Methanospirillum hungatei and encodes:
- a CDS encoding alpha/beta fold hydrolase, with translation MQTTTISILFITICVIFIYMSGCIDDKRAQEPNLEESSEKINISTEEKGSSYITTRDGIPLRYVIYGHGSPVVFVLGYGMTIDEWPHQMISNLARNHTVIVYNHRGISGVNNPEVPFTIPQGAMDLHDVITQFAASGELCRDSNDGLNSDKLVVLEMGNCSDLPVDIVGYSMGGMVALEYAKTYPDSVKHLVLISTDCGGPEKVPAKDWVIEEMSRTYNTPKENLERAGRILLTEEFRTSNPDPYTWFVDYGEVADPGAVQEQYESFISWKGVYADLPTIRNRTLVITGDQDIVIPPENGVIIADAIPNATLIIRQGQGHGMIFVEPVEIAGIIGEFLNN